A genomic stretch from Telopea speciosissima isolate NSW1024214 ecotype Mountain lineage chromosome 7, Tspe_v1, whole genome shotgun sequence includes:
- the LOC122667293 gene encoding uncharacterized protein LOC122667293 isoform X3, whose translation MPEQSPIFPPRRRSHCKSKTVHILARILSFFNDESHCSPAIQISLEAPKLGLGTQRELCNDLVDLGGLKPENLLIESTKVVGIHDETSGPEQIVTKNQLDDRTRPEDYEYLGCREVCTPSNMSVEKDLIANSGVASINDHSEHLVSEQIVPDYSGRFHVSPKFHQFQAHPALEMDGVSSKSGEVGGIMEDREHSKLSSENAGVTGVPKGTSELEQIVTKESEHGTRLEGNGDIACGNDVHTHSNTRMQKDLVADIVVASSDNHFNNSLLEQNGVVEIGNVVGQVEYKANFDLSIKSTEEFGVQDGASTPQQRVTVKFGHRMGLEGNGDFTFGDILKDTHISLEKDQVTNDVGALINNYNNDILCSEQIDVEILPQVPEVLESELLKPQSMLENDLIPNESVSVNNAIDEASVAHMMKKLEYEMQRKELNLKESASCKVIPDFSVSFVSDREIEDGEILDDSGVSSSSVYLYPEDAVLESKVVGGRVFGDVMKKEFSDKCKEHKGEYEDCVQAELNGRKSKGKEARFGTLEKKGNSSKEDITCPIPPSEGTQLNEETLDKNVTQTHPMTSKEKQDVEVCNKKKRGPLTENRKMKKKVMKKRKRAEKNKLTGVKRLKLLPVLKPKPVTYCKHYLQGRCRQGDSCKFSHDTIPLTKSTPCKHFARHSCLKGDDCPFNHELSNYPCDNYVSKGSCIRGDKCLFSHKIQPKEGASTSLNAGKPESSALPNNRNSRKEVNIDSSSCCIVDDLSKDRAVRVPFSTATIPHSKPDQNVVGKRLKPLGQAPRGIRFLVNGNTPVDDSNRKQHGDFTSNGGNGTITCNQKIKSAPDKHQNLNEMLWRAPPAVPPNGIRFLSMGKVPQSDPTKQQGSGLPPKQDGVELCNLKNQSASHKLQNPNETALRMSKPSVSIGHSMTPLADGNDKSVQSLAQKALSSTMAFTAKYDSEMGLGHSTCPPAFFAEMSKPSRNNSNFTGSSKKEPMKASDILQEFLFGMGVNGN comes from the exons ATGCCGGAACAAAGTCCTATTTTCCCCCCTCGTCGCCGGTCTCATTGCAAGAGTAAGACTGTACATATCCTTGCTCGaatcctctctttctttaatgatGAATCTCACTGCTCGCCTGCCATTCAAATTTCTCTGGAGGCTCCAAAGCTAG GACTGGGAACCCAACGAGAACTATGTAATGATTTGGTTGATCTTGGTGGTCTCAAACCTGAGAATTTGTTGATTGAGAGTACTAAAGTGGTTGGGATCCACGATGAAACTTCCGGTCCTGAACAAATagtgacaaaaaatcagttAGACGATAGAACGAGACCAGAAGATTATGAATATCTTGGATGTCGGGAAGTGTGTACACCTTCCAATATGTCTGTGGAAAAAGACCTGATAGCTAATAGTGGGGTTGCCTCCATCAATGATCATTCTGAGCATCTTGTTTCAGAACAAATTGTCCCCGACTATAGTGGCCGGTTCCATGTGTCCCCCAAATTTCATCAGTTCCAGGCTCACCCTGCCCTAGAGATGGATGGTGTCTCTTCAAAATCAGGTGAAGTTGGTGGAATAATGGAGGACAGAGAGCACTCTAAATTGTCCAGCGAGAATGCCGGAGTGACTGGTGTTCCAAAAGGAACTTCTGAGCTTGAACAAATAGTGACAAAGGAGTCAGAACATGGAACCAGACTAGAAGGAAATGGGGATATTGCTTGTGGCAACGATGTTCACACTCATTCAAATACAAGAATGCAGAAAGATTTGGTTGCCGATATTGTTGTTGCATCAAGTGATAACCATTTTAATAATTCTCTCCTggaacaaaatggtgtggtggAAATAGGCAATGTGGTAGGGCAAGTAGAATATAAAGCTAACTTCGATTTGTCCATCAAGAGTACTGAAGAATTTGGTGTCCAAGATGGAGCTTCCACTCCTCAACAAAGAGTAACAGTTAAGTTTGGCCACAGAATGGGGCTTGAAGGAAATGGAGATTTTACTTTTGGTGATATTCTCAAAGATACACACATATCACTGGAGAAAGATCAAGTTACAAATGATGTTGGTGCCTTGATTAATAACTATAACAATGACATTCTTTGTTCAGAACAGATTGATGTGGAGATTTTGCCGCAAGTGCCAGAAGTCTTAGAGAGTGAACTCTTGAAACCCCAAAGTATGTTGGAAAATGACCTGATACCCAACGAGTCAGTGTCAGTCAACAATGCAATAGATGAGGCTTCAGTGGCACATATGATGAAAAAACTAGAATATGAAATGCAGCGGAAAGAGTTGAACTTGAAGGAATCAGCTTCTTGTAAGGTCATACCAGATTTTTCTGTTAGCTTTGTTTCAGATAGGGAGATCGAAGATGGTGAAATTCTTGATGATTCGGGAGTTTCTAGCAGTTCAGTTTATTTATACCCTGAAGATGCTGTATTGGAAAGTAAGGTGGTGGGAGGTCGGGTTTTTGGGGATGTTATGAAGAAAGAGTTCTCTGACAAATGCAAAGAACATAAAGGAGAATATGAAGATTGTGTTCAAGCAGAGCTTAATGGGAGAAAGAGCAAGGGGAAGGAAGCCAGATTTGGTACATTGGAAAAGAAAGGCAACAGCAGCAAGGAAGACATTACCTGCCCTATTCCTCCTTCTGAAGGTACGCAGTTGAATGAAGAAACCCTAGATAAAAATGTGACTCAAACTCATCCAATGACATCCAAAGAAAAG CAGGATGTCGAAGTTTGCAATAAGAAAAAGCGGGGCCCTTTAACTGAGAATcgtaaaatgaagaaaaag GTGATGAAGAAAAGGAAACGAGCTGAAAAGAACAAGCTTACTGGGGTTAAGAGGTTAAAATTACTGCCAGTTTTAAAACCGAAACCAGTAACATACTGCAAGCATTATCTTCAAGGAAGATGTCGGCAG GGTGATTCGTGCAAATTTTCACATGATACAATTCCCTTGACGAAATCAACG CCATGCAAGCATTTTGCACGTCACTCATGCTTGAAAGGGGATGATTGTCCATTTAACCATGAGCTCTCCAACTATCCTTGTGACAATTACGTATCAAAAGGCTCTTGCATTAGAGGTGATAAATGCTTGTTTTCACACAAG ATACAACCCAAGGAAGGTGCCTCGACATCATTGAATGCTGGCAAACCAGAGTCATCAGCTCTGCCAAATAATAGAAATTCAAGGAAGGAAGTAAACATTGATAGTAGCTCCTGTTGTATTGTCGATGACTTGTCTAAAGACAGAGCTGTAAGGGTGCCATTCTCCACGGCAACCATCCCTCACAGCAAACCAGATCAGAATGTGGTTGGGAAGAGACTGAAGCCACTTGGACAGGCACCCAGAGGAATAAGATTTCTAGTAAATGGAAACACTCCAGTAGATGATTCTAATAGGAAGCAACATGGTGATTTTACTTCCAATGGAGGTAATGGCACAATAACTTGCAATCAGAAGATAAAAAGTGCACCAGACAAGCATCAAAACTTGAATGAGATGCTGTGGAGGGCGCCACCTGCAGTACCACCCAATGGAATTAGGTTTCTCTCTATGGGAAAGGTGCCACAAAGTGATCCCACTAAGCAACAAGGAAGTGGCCTCCCTCCCAAACAAGATGGAGTTGAATTATGCAATTTGAAGAACCAAAGTGCATCACACAAGCTTCAAAATCCAAATGAAACTGCATTGAGGATGTCAAAACCTTCGGTTTCTATTGGTCATTCAATGACTCCATTAGCAGATGGGAATGATAAATCCGTCCAAAGCTTAGCTCAGAAGGCACTGTCATCGACAATGGCATTTACAGCAAAGTATGACTCTGAAATGGGGTTGGGACATTCTACTTGTCCCCCTGCTTTTTTTGCTGAGATGAGTAAGCCATCAAGGAATAACAGCAACTTCACAGGGAGTTCCAAGAAAGAACCAATGAAAGCTTCTGACATTTTGCAAGAATTCTTATTTGGAATGGGTGTTAATGGTAACTAG
- the LOC122667293 gene encoding uncharacterized protein LOC122667293 isoform X2 → MPEQSPIFPPRRRSHCKSKTVHILARILSFFNDESHCSPAIQISLEAPKLGGKLGLGTQRELCNDLVDLGGLKPENLLIESTKVVGIHDETSGPEQIVTKNQLDDRTRPEDYEYLGCREVCTPSNMSVEKDLIANSGVASINDHSEHLVSEQIVPDYSGRFHVSPKFHQFQAHPALEMDGVSSKSGEVGGIMEDREHSKLSSENAGVTGVPKGTSELEQIVTKESEHGTRLEGNGDIACGNDVHTHSNTRMQKDLVADIVVASSDNHFNNSLLEQNGVVEIGNVVGQVEYKANFDLSIKSTEEFGVQDGASTPQQRVTVKFGHRMGLEGNGDFTFGDILKDTHISLEKDQVTNDVGALINNYNNDILCSEQIDVEILPQVPEVLESELLKPQSMLENDLIPNESVSVNNAIDEASVAHMMKKLEYEMQRKELNLKESASCKVIPDFSVSFVSDREIEDGEILDDSGVSSSSVYLYPEDAVLESKVVGGRVFGDVMKKEFSDKCKEHKGEYEDCVQAELNGRKSKGKEARFGTLEKKGNSSKEDITCPIPPSEGTQLNEETLDKNVTQTHPMTSKEKDVEVCNKKKRGPLTENRKMKKKVMKKRKRAEKNKLTGVKRLKLLPVLKPKPVTYCKHYLQGRCRQGDSCKFSHDTIPLTKSTPCKHFARHSCLKGDDCPFNHELSNYPCDNYVSKGSCIRGDKCLFSHKIQPKEGASTSLNAGKPESSALPNNRNSRKEVNIDSSSCCIVDDLSKDRAVRVPFSTATIPHSKPDQNVVGKRLKPLGQAPRGIRFLVNGNTPVDDSNRKQHGDFTSNGGNGTITCNQKIKSAPDKHQNLNEMLWRAPPAVPPNGIRFLSMGKVPQSDPTKQQGSGLPPKQDGVELCNLKNQSASHKLQNPNETALRMSKPSVSIGHSMTPLADGNDKSVQSLAQKALSSTMAFTAKYDSEMGLGHSTCPPAFFAEMSKPSRNNSNFTGSSKKEPMKASDILQEFLFGMGVNGN, encoded by the exons ATGCCGGAACAAAGTCCTATTTTCCCCCCTCGTCGCCGGTCTCATTGCAAGAGTAAGACTGTACATATCCTTGCTCGaatcctctctttctttaatgatGAATCTCACTGCTCGCCTGCCATTCAAATTTCTCTGGAGGCTCCAAAGCTAG GTGGCAAATTAGGACTGGGAACCCAACGAGAACTATGTAATGATTTGGTTGATCTTGGTGGTCTCAAACCTGAGAATTTGTTGATTGAGAGTACTAAAGTGGTTGGGATCCACGATGAAACTTCCGGTCCTGAACAAATagtgacaaaaaatcagttAGACGATAGAACGAGACCAGAAGATTATGAATATCTTGGATGTCGGGAAGTGTGTACACCTTCCAATATGTCTGTGGAAAAAGACCTGATAGCTAATAGTGGGGTTGCCTCCATCAATGATCATTCTGAGCATCTTGTTTCAGAACAAATTGTCCCCGACTATAGTGGCCGGTTCCATGTGTCCCCCAAATTTCATCAGTTCCAGGCTCACCCTGCCCTAGAGATGGATGGTGTCTCTTCAAAATCAGGTGAAGTTGGTGGAATAATGGAGGACAGAGAGCACTCTAAATTGTCCAGCGAGAATGCCGGAGTGACTGGTGTTCCAAAAGGAACTTCTGAGCTTGAACAAATAGTGACAAAGGAGTCAGAACATGGAACCAGACTAGAAGGAAATGGGGATATTGCTTGTGGCAACGATGTTCACACTCATTCAAATACAAGAATGCAGAAAGATTTGGTTGCCGATATTGTTGTTGCATCAAGTGATAACCATTTTAATAATTCTCTCCTggaacaaaatggtgtggtggAAATAGGCAATGTGGTAGGGCAAGTAGAATATAAAGCTAACTTCGATTTGTCCATCAAGAGTACTGAAGAATTTGGTGTCCAAGATGGAGCTTCCACTCCTCAACAAAGAGTAACAGTTAAGTTTGGCCACAGAATGGGGCTTGAAGGAAATGGAGATTTTACTTTTGGTGATATTCTCAAAGATACACACATATCACTGGAGAAAGATCAAGTTACAAATGATGTTGGTGCCTTGATTAATAACTATAACAATGACATTCTTTGTTCAGAACAGATTGATGTGGAGATTTTGCCGCAAGTGCCAGAAGTCTTAGAGAGTGAACTCTTGAAACCCCAAAGTATGTTGGAAAATGACCTGATACCCAACGAGTCAGTGTCAGTCAACAATGCAATAGATGAGGCTTCAGTGGCACATATGATGAAAAAACTAGAATATGAAATGCAGCGGAAAGAGTTGAACTTGAAGGAATCAGCTTCTTGTAAGGTCATACCAGATTTTTCTGTTAGCTTTGTTTCAGATAGGGAGATCGAAGATGGTGAAATTCTTGATGATTCGGGAGTTTCTAGCAGTTCAGTTTATTTATACCCTGAAGATGCTGTATTGGAAAGTAAGGTGGTGGGAGGTCGGGTTTTTGGGGATGTTATGAAGAAAGAGTTCTCTGACAAATGCAAAGAACATAAAGGAGAATATGAAGATTGTGTTCAAGCAGAGCTTAATGGGAGAAAGAGCAAGGGGAAGGAAGCCAGATTTGGTACATTGGAAAAGAAAGGCAACAGCAGCAAGGAAGACATTACCTGCCCTATTCCTCCTTCTGAAGGTACGCAGTTGAATGAAGAAACCCTAGATAAAAATGTGACTCAAACTCATCCAATGACATCCAAAGAAAAG GATGTCGAAGTTTGCAATAAGAAAAAGCGGGGCCCTTTAACTGAGAATcgtaaaatgaagaaaaag GTGATGAAGAAAAGGAAACGAGCTGAAAAGAACAAGCTTACTGGGGTTAAGAGGTTAAAATTACTGCCAGTTTTAAAACCGAAACCAGTAACATACTGCAAGCATTATCTTCAAGGAAGATGTCGGCAG GGTGATTCGTGCAAATTTTCACATGATACAATTCCCTTGACGAAATCAACG CCATGCAAGCATTTTGCACGTCACTCATGCTTGAAAGGGGATGATTGTCCATTTAACCATGAGCTCTCCAACTATCCTTGTGACAATTACGTATCAAAAGGCTCTTGCATTAGAGGTGATAAATGCTTGTTTTCACACAAG ATACAACCCAAGGAAGGTGCCTCGACATCATTGAATGCTGGCAAACCAGAGTCATCAGCTCTGCCAAATAATAGAAATTCAAGGAAGGAAGTAAACATTGATAGTAGCTCCTGTTGTATTGTCGATGACTTGTCTAAAGACAGAGCTGTAAGGGTGCCATTCTCCACGGCAACCATCCCTCACAGCAAACCAGATCAGAATGTGGTTGGGAAGAGACTGAAGCCACTTGGACAGGCACCCAGAGGAATAAGATTTCTAGTAAATGGAAACACTCCAGTAGATGATTCTAATAGGAAGCAACATGGTGATTTTACTTCCAATGGAGGTAATGGCACAATAACTTGCAATCAGAAGATAAAAAGTGCACCAGACAAGCATCAAAACTTGAATGAGATGCTGTGGAGGGCGCCACCTGCAGTACCACCCAATGGAATTAGGTTTCTCTCTATGGGAAAGGTGCCACAAAGTGATCCCACTAAGCAACAAGGAAGTGGCCTCCCTCCCAAACAAGATGGAGTTGAATTATGCAATTTGAAGAACCAAAGTGCATCACACAAGCTTCAAAATCCAAATGAAACTGCATTGAGGATGTCAAAACCTTCGGTTTCTATTGGTCATTCAATGACTCCATTAGCAGATGGGAATGATAAATCCGTCCAAAGCTTAGCTCAGAAGGCACTGTCATCGACAATGGCATTTACAGCAAAGTATGACTCTGAAATGGGGTTGGGACATTCTACTTGTCCCCCTGCTTTTTTTGCTGAGATGAGTAAGCCATCAAGGAATAACAGCAACTTCACAGGGAGTTCCAAGAAAGAACCAATGAAAGCTTCTGACATTTTGCAAGAATTCTTATTTGGAATGGGTGTTAATGGTAACTAG
- the LOC122667293 gene encoding uncharacterized protein LOC122667293 isoform X1: MPEQSPIFPPRRRSHCKSKTVHILARILSFFNDESHCSPAIQISLEAPKLGGKLGLGTQRELCNDLVDLGGLKPENLLIESTKVVGIHDETSGPEQIVTKNQLDDRTRPEDYEYLGCREVCTPSNMSVEKDLIANSGVASINDHSEHLVSEQIVPDYSGRFHVSPKFHQFQAHPALEMDGVSSKSGEVGGIMEDREHSKLSSENAGVTGVPKGTSELEQIVTKESEHGTRLEGNGDIACGNDVHTHSNTRMQKDLVADIVVASSDNHFNNSLLEQNGVVEIGNVVGQVEYKANFDLSIKSTEEFGVQDGASTPQQRVTVKFGHRMGLEGNGDFTFGDILKDTHISLEKDQVTNDVGALINNYNNDILCSEQIDVEILPQVPEVLESELLKPQSMLENDLIPNESVSVNNAIDEASVAHMMKKLEYEMQRKELNLKESASCKVIPDFSVSFVSDREIEDGEILDDSGVSSSSVYLYPEDAVLESKVVGGRVFGDVMKKEFSDKCKEHKGEYEDCVQAELNGRKSKGKEARFGTLEKKGNSSKEDITCPIPPSEGTQLNEETLDKNVTQTHPMTSKEKQDVEVCNKKKRGPLTENRKMKKKVMKKRKRAEKNKLTGVKRLKLLPVLKPKPVTYCKHYLQGRCRQGDSCKFSHDTIPLTKSTPCKHFARHSCLKGDDCPFNHELSNYPCDNYVSKGSCIRGDKCLFSHKIQPKEGASTSLNAGKPESSALPNNRNSRKEVNIDSSSCCIVDDLSKDRAVRVPFSTATIPHSKPDQNVVGKRLKPLGQAPRGIRFLVNGNTPVDDSNRKQHGDFTSNGGNGTITCNQKIKSAPDKHQNLNEMLWRAPPAVPPNGIRFLSMGKVPQSDPTKQQGSGLPPKQDGVELCNLKNQSASHKLQNPNETALRMSKPSVSIGHSMTPLADGNDKSVQSLAQKALSSTMAFTAKYDSEMGLGHSTCPPAFFAEMSKPSRNNSNFTGSSKKEPMKASDILQEFLFGMGVNGN; this comes from the exons ATGCCGGAACAAAGTCCTATTTTCCCCCCTCGTCGCCGGTCTCATTGCAAGAGTAAGACTGTACATATCCTTGCTCGaatcctctctttctttaatgatGAATCTCACTGCTCGCCTGCCATTCAAATTTCTCTGGAGGCTCCAAAGCTAG GTGGCAAATTAGGACTGGGAACCCAACGAGAACTATGTAATGATTTGGTTGATCTTGGTGGTCTCAAACCTGAGAATTTGTTGATTGAGAGTACTAAAGTGGTTGGGATCCACGATGAAACTTCCGGTCCTGAACAAATagtgacaaaaaatcagttAGACGATAGAACGAGACCAGAAGATTATGAATATCTTGGATGTCGGGAAGTGTGTACACCTTCCAATATGTCTGTGGAAAAAGACCTGATAGCTAATAGTGGGGTTGCCTCCATCAATGATCATTCTGAGCATCTTGTTTCAGAACAAATTGTCCCCGACTATAGTGGCCGGTTCCATGTGTCCCCCAAATTTCATCAGTTCCAGGCTCACCCTGCCCTAGAGATGGATGGTGTCTCTTCAAAATCAGGTGAAGTTGGTGGAATAATGGAGGACAGAGAGCACTCTAAATTGTCCAGCGAGAATGCCGGAGTGACTGGTGTTCCAAAAGGAACTTCTGAGCTTGAACAAATAGTGACAAAGGAGTCAGAACATGGAACCAGACTAGAAGGAAATGGGGATATTGCTTGTGGCAACGATGTTCACACTCATTCAAATACAAGAATGCAGAAAGATTTGGTTGCCGATATTGTTGTTGCATCAAGTGATAACCATTTTAATAATTCTCTCCTggaacaaaatggtgtggtggAAATAGGCAATGTGGTAGGGCAAGTAGAATATAAAGCTAACTTCGATTTGTCCATCAAGAGTACTGAAGAATTTGGTGTCCAAGATGGAGCTTCCACTCCTCAACAAAGAGTAACAGTTAAGTTTGGCCACAGAATGGGGCTTGAAGGAAATGGAGATTTTACTTTTGGTGATATTCTCAAAGATACACACATATCACTGGAGAAAGATCAAGTTACAAATGATGTTGGTGCCTTGATTAATAACTATAACAATGACATTCTTTGTTCAGAACAGATTGATGTGGAGATTTTGCCGCAAGTGCCAGAAGTCTTAGAGAGTGAACTCTTGAAACCCCAAAGTATGTTGGAAAATGACCTGATACCCAACGAGTCAGTGTCAGTCAACAATGCAATAGATGAGGCTTCAGTGGCACATATGATGAAAAAACTAGAATATGAAATGCAGCGGAAAGAGTTGAACTTGAAGGAATCAGCTTCTTGTAAGGTCATACCAGATTTTTCTGTTAGCTTTGTTTCAGATAGGGAGATCGAAGATGGTGAAATTCTTGATGATTCGGGAGTTTCTAGCAGTTCAGTTTATTTATACCCTGAAGATGCTGTATTGGAAAGTAAGGTGGTGGGAGGTCGGGTTTTTGGGGATGTTATGAAGAAAGAGTTCTCTGACAAATGCAAAGAACATAAAGGAGAATATGAAGATTGTGTTCAAGCAGAGCTTAATGGGAGAAAGAGCAAGGGGAAGGAAGCCAGATTTGGTACATTGGAAAAGAAAGGCAACAGCAGCAAGGAAGACATTACCTGCCCTATTCCTCCTTCTGAAGGTACGCAGTTGAATGAAGAAACCCTAGATAAAAATGTGACTCAAACTCATCCAATGACATCCAAAGAAAAG CAGGATGTCGAAGTTTGCAATAAGAAAAAGCGGGGCCCTTTAACTGAGAATcgtaaaatgaagaaaaag GTGATGAAGAAAAGGAAACGAGCTGAAAAGAACAAGCTTACTGGGGTTAAGAGGTTAAAATTACTGCCAGTTTTAAAACCGAAACCAGTAACATACTGCAAGCATTATCTTCAAGGAAGATGTCGGCAG GGTGATTCGTGCAAATTTTCACATGATACAATTCCCTTGACGAAATCAACG CCATGCAAGCATTTTGCACGTCACTCATGCTTGAAAGGGGATGATTGTCCATTTAACCATGAGCTCTCCAACTATCCTTGTGACAATTACGTATCAAAAGGCTCTTGCATTAGAGGTGATAAATGCTTGTTTTCACACAAG ATACAACCCAAGGAAGGTGCCTCGACATCATTGAATGCTGGCAAACCAGAGTCATCAGCTCTGCCAAATAATAGAAATTCAAGGAAGGAAGTAAACATTGATAGTAGCTCCTGTTGTATTGTCGATGACTTGTCTAAAGACAGAGCTGTAAGGGTGCCATTCTCCACGGCAACCATCCCTCACAGCAAACCAGATCAGAATGTGGTTGGGAAGAGACTGAAGCCACTTGGACAGGCACCCAGAGGAATAAGATTTCTAGTAAATGGAAACACTCCAGTAGATGATTCTAATAGGAAGCAACATGGTGATTTTACTTCCAATGGAGGTAATGGCACAATAACTTGCAATCAGAAGATAAAAAGTGCACCAGACAAGCATCAAAACTTGAATGAGATGCTGTGGAGGGCGCCACCTGCAGTACCACCCAATGGAATTAGGTTTCTCTCTATGGGAAAGGTGCCACAAAGTGATCCCACTAAGCAACAAGGAAGTGGCCTCCCTCCCAAACAAGATGGAGTTGAATTATGCAATTTGAAGAACCAAAGTGCATCACACAAGCTTCAAAATCCAAATGAAACTGCATTGAGGATGTCAAAACCTTCGGTTTCTATTGGTCATTCAATGACTCCATTAGCAGATGGGAATGATAAATCCGTCCAAAGCTTAGCTCAGAAGGCACTGTCATCGACAATGGCATTTACAGCAAAGTATGACTCTGAAATGGGGTTGGGACATTCTACTTGTCCCCCTGCTTTTTTTGCTGAGATGAGTAAGCCATCAAGGAATAACAGCAACTTCACAGGGAGTTCCAAGAAAGAACCAATGAAAGCTTCTGACATTTTGCAAGAATTCTTATTTGGAATGGGTGTTAATGGTAACTAG